In Symmachiella dynata, the following are encoded in one genomic region:
- a CDS encoding biopolymer transporter ExbD, whose translation MPIKFRCAHCGKKIKITSRAAGRNVNCPKCGDTARVPSPNSLKRASKPYQPHQYLDTEAEVGDFQLRKRATSEDDLDLTPMVDVTFQLLIFFILTASMSLQKAIAVPPPDPQREGAQSTPISLEDLEVDSIIVEIQADNTIIVDDEPLAADSNLAEMLQQSMDSSGRHEMVINAHADSFHETTVTVFDAANEVGMQKIRMTTTGGEDDE comes from the coding sequence ATGCCCATCAAATTCCGCTGTGCCCATTGCGGCAAAAAAATCAAAATCACCTCGCGAGCCGCCGGACGAAATGTCAATTGTCCGAAGTGCGGTGACACCGCCCGGGTTCCGTCGCCGAATTCTCTCAAGCGTGCCAGCAAGCCGTATCAGCCGCATCAGTATCTCGATACCGAAGCAGAGGTGGGAGATTTTCAGCTCCGCAAGCGTGCGACGTCCGAGGATGATTTGGACCTAACCCCGATGGTCGACGTGACGTTTCAGTTGCTGATTTTTTTCATTTTGACCGCGAGCATGAGTTTGCAAAAGGCAATTGCCGTTCCGCCCCCCGATCCGCAACGGGAAGGGGCGCAATCGACGCCGATTTCGCTGGAAGACCTGGAGGTCGATTCGATCATCGTGGAAATCCAAGCGGACAATACCATTATCGTCGACGACGAACCGTTGGCGGCCGACAGCAACCTTGCGGAAATGTTGCAACAATCCATGGACTCCTCGGGTCGCCACGAAATGGTGATCAATGCCCATGCAGATTCCTTTCATGAAACGACCGTAACCGTGTTTGATGCGGCAAACGAAGTCGGCATGCAAAAAATCCGCATGACGACAACCGGCGGCGAGGATGACGAATAG
- a CDS encoding ABC transporter substrate-binding protein, with product MSLFTTEQLIEQSRRSRQRFRAIVVVIFAVGFVSTLAITAQQTAAQESADKAAAETETPDNPDAENPPAEEEKKEEPLPILEEMQPLSVEQLMKGPAEDWIVLNAKDQVLVVQPVDPRPNTLEFLADRLKYPDKYEPKSFGVDEEGKPLAGEALEKAKRVWRKTLVYLEVHMPFDKNDISEDADRKFFIPFRVIKEIIYFEDLMLKQIDTFLDEKKISEAYEMVVVLRKRSPKWPGLQFREEGLLFAESARLVDEQKFELALVDLEQLHERNPKYPGLPDATANVADMLIKDAEAVGDFRRARHFLERLKARFPQHRTVTRWTETLTARTASLMQEAKTAESAGDIEKALAAAETAALVWPNTPGLRTLYGRLARRHQRLRVGVLLQPRDVPTPLNRTVADDRLRELTQSTLFEPDYLDEQIVRYRSGFLNEWEPTNLGRRIRFQLRPYRQSWESQPVTVALPMIRQLSDKMQTNSQNFDERLSDRISSVAQKSPFEFDVEFENVPLRPEPLFSYALNGPGSFELAKRDERSITYRRAIPEQPDDNQYHISEVVEVQYDTPEKAIQGLLRGQVDMLPQIPLRDVDILSELSSFFVQKYQLPKTHLVQFNNQNKALRSRALRRAMAACLDNQRLLEEFVLKSPPNGKGRLTSAPFPQTSYAYDTAVLPQDYDIELALALSIAARKELGGALPKLSLRAPPDPESRIIAKQLIAAWARIGLEVTLVEDDGTVGEDDWDLAYRIISMREPAVELWPLLTGKETAEIADLKYLPNWLRQKLVELDRVSDWSRAENLLHGLHRDMAAEAQVIPLFEVDEYLIVRKTVRGVPEAPISTYDGIEQWVVQPWYPKK from the coding sequence ATGAGTCTATTTACGACAGAGCAACTGATCGAACAGAGCCGCCGGTCTCGACAGCGATTTCGCGCGATTGTCGTCGTGATCTTCGCGGTCGGTTTCGTGTCAACATTGGCGATCACTGCGCAACAGACCGCCGCGCAAGAGTCAGCCGACAAGGCGGCTGCCGAGACCGAAACGCCGGACAATCCGGACGCTGAGAATCCGCCGGCAGAAGAGGAAAAAAAAGAAGAACCGCTGCCGATTTTGGAGGAAATGCAACCCCTCTCGGTCGAACAGCTGATGAAGGGTCCCGCAGAGGACTGGATAGTGCTCAATGCCAAGGATCAAGTCCTGGTGGTTCAACCGGTCGACCCGCGACCGAATACCTTGGAGTTCTTAGCGGACCGGCTGAAGTATCCCGATAAGTATGAACCAAAGAGTTTTGGCGTCGATGAAGAAGGCAAGCCGCTTGCGGGAGAGGCTCTGGAAAAAGCGAAGCGTGTCTGGCGTAAAACGTTGGTCTACCTCGAAGTGCATATGCCCTTTGACAAAAATGACATCAGCGAAGACGCGGACCGCAAATTTTTCATTCCCTTTCGCGTCATTAAGGAAATCATCTACTTCGAAGACTTGATGCTCAAGCAGATCGATACGTTTCTCGACGAAAAGAAAATCAGCGAAGCCTACGAGATGGTTGTCGTGTTGCGGAAGCGCAGTCCGAAATGGCCGGGACTGCAGTTTCGCGAAGAAGGGTTGCTGTTTGCTGAATCGGCCCGATTAGTCGACGAACAAAAATTTGAGCTGGCACTGGTCGATTTGGAACAGCTGCACGAACGCAATCCCAAATACCCTGGGCTGCCCGATGCCACTGCGAACGTTGCTGACATGCTGATCAAAGATGCTGAGGCAGTGGGGGACTTTCGCCGTGCACGGCATTTTTTAGAGCGCCTCAAAGCACGATTTCCCCAGCATCGAACCGTGACGCGCTGGACCGAGACGCTGACCGCCCGGACAGCGTCCTTGATGCAAGAAGCAAAAACGGCCGAATCGGCTGGCGACATCGAAAAAGCGTTGGCCGCGGCGGAAACCGCTGCATTGGTGTGGCCCAACACGCCTGGGTTACGGACCCTGTATGGCCGGTTAGCACGGCGGCATCAACGCTTGCGCGTCGGCGTGCTTTTACAGCCCCGTGATGTGCCAACTCCCCTCAATCGTACTGTCGCCGATGACCGCTTGCGCGAACTGACGCAGTCGACGCTGTTTGAACCGGACTACTTGGATGAACAAATTGTCCGTTACCGTAGCGGGTTTTTGAATGAATGGGAGCCGACGAATCTTGGACGCCGGATCCGTTTTCAACTGCGTCCCTATCGCCAATCATGGGAGTCGCAACCGGTGACGGTCGCCCTGCCGATGATCCGACAACTGTCAGACAAGATGCAGACCAACAGTCAGAATTTCGATGAGCGACTGTCGGACCGCATTTCCTCGGTAGCGCAAAAATCTCCATTCGAGTTCGACGTCGAATTCGAAAATGTCCCCCTGCGGCCCGAGCCATTGTTCTCCTATGCATTAAACGGCCCCGGCTCGTTTGAGTTGGCGAAACGGGACGAACGGTCGATCACTTATCGCCGCGCCATTCCCGAGCAGCCCGACGACAACCAGTATCACATCTCAGAGGTTGTTGAAGTTCAGTATGACACGCCGGAAAAAGCGATTCAGGGTTTGCTGCGGGGGCAAGTGGACATGCTGCCTCAAATTCCGCTGCGGGATGTGGATATTTTGAGTGAGCTCTCATCGTTTTTCGTTCAGAAATATCAATTGCCAAAAACGCATCTGGTCCAGTTCAACAACCAGAACAAGGCACTACGCAGCCGAGCGTTACGACGGGCGATGGCCGCCTGTCTCGACAACCAACGTTTGCTGGAGGAATTCGTCCTCAAATCTCCACCGAACGGGAAGGGACGTTTGACCTCCGCACCATTTCCCCAAACCAGTTATGCATATGACACAGCAGTGCTTCCGCAGGACTATGACATCGAATTGGCATTAGCATTGTCGATCGCCGCGCGGAAGGAATTGGGAGGGGCGTTGCCCAAACTCTCCCTACGAGCTCCGCCCGACCCGGAAAGCCGTATCATTGCCAAACAGTTGATCGCTGCTTGGGCCCGCATCGGCCTGGAAGTCACGTTGGTCGAAGATGATGGAACCGTTGGCGAGGATGACTGGGATTTGGCCTATCGTATTATCTCCATGCGCGAACCGGCCGTCGAATTGTGGCCGCTGCTCACCGGCAAGGAGACAGCTGAAATCGCGGACCTGAAATACTTACCCAACTGGTTGCGGCAAAAGCTTGTCGAACTAGATCGCGTGTCGGATTGGAGCCGCGCGGAGAATTTGTTGCACGGGCTGCATCGTGATATGGCGGCTGAAGCGCAAGTCATCCCGCTGTTTGAAGTCGATGAATACCTCATCGTCCGCAAGACTGTGCGGGGGGTGCCGGAGGCCCCAATTTCCACTTATGACGGAATCGAACAGTGGGTCGTTCAACCTTGGTACCCCAAGAAATAG
- a CDS encoding ExbD/TolR family protein — MRRRRNALADDEGGQFKTNKREQEADLDITPMIDVTFLLLIYFLVKSTMDPSEALDLPKAKYGDGINGNQSTAITIKAGRNEIASILLDDGREVDVDDVRRHVEEQVAAGVNKVMIQAEREISHGDVQNVARAIAEIEGVEFFIAVEEKEP, encoded by the coding sequence TTGAGACGACGCCGAAACGCCCTTGCTGATGATGAGGGCGGACAATTCAAAACCAACAAACGTGAGCAAGAAGCGGATTTAGACATCACGCCGATGATCGACGTCACGTTTTTGCTGCTCATCTATTTCCTGGTCAAGTCCACGATGGACCCCTCCGAAGCATTGGATTTGCCCAAGGCCAAATACGGAGACGGTATCAACGGCAATCAAAGCACGGCCATCACAATCAAGGCGGGACGCAATGAAATCGCTTCGATCTTGTTAGACGATGGCCGCGAGGTGGATGTCGATGACGTGCGGAGGCATGTCGAAGAACAAGTTGCCGCCGGCGTGAACAAGGTGATGATTCAAGCGGAACGCGAAATCTCACACGGCGACGTACAAAATGTAGCCCGCGCGATTGCGGAGATCGAAGGTGTGGAGTTCTTCATCGCAGTCGAAGAAAAAGAACCGTGA
- a CDS encoding HEAT repeat domain-containing protein, whose protein sequence is MQGQLLGYLLEQRIAGRLALSLVVLLVVSSIPCRGAEYATEAEIKKAIEKSKTFLLQDIERGTNRASIGAVALLKAGVKPSDKRVKKVLDDLASRCQGDEFKPYSRHAGIYEATVYIMAFANSEPDKYKAEIQFLVDWLIKSQRADGGWEYPDEKNSADTSQSQYALLGLWEASIQGAEIDPSVFDRAVRWHLATQRKDGGFTYEPGQAGTTSSTHSMTAAGTGSLHICRMFMFPSTKDSASPFAGDSSARKKKASDRKKFGILEDPDLVEAELEKSATKSAPRRTVGGAALNASIGRSLGWLNQNFVVRNPTGWPMYYLYSLERAMALANIEEQLGNHAWYREGATHLVRSQNERGDWRGNGGPGPSTAFGLMFLTRATHKTLGRRRVRRKIGGGLLAGGRGLPDDLSSTSIEGGTVKQRKMTGPVDELLAVLEDPKNANFFQAQEALVETVILGDPKALVGKTDKLLKLASTKNDEVRRTAMWALGRSQDITVVPTLIQALSDPNLDTMVEARNALRFISKRIDGFGLPAQPSDKERERAIARWKKWYLTVRPYDEQDDLLTVEQ, encoded by the coding sequence ATGCAGGGACAATTATTGGGCTACCTCCTTGAGCAACGAATTGCCGGGAGACTGGCATTATCGCTGGTCGTCCTGCTCGTCGTGTCGAGTATTCCTTGCCGCGGCGCTGAATATGCAACTGAAGCGGAAATCAAAAAGGCCATCGAGAAAAGCAAGACTTTTCTGCTGCAAGATATCGAGAGAGGGACAAATCGAGCGTCAATCGGAGCAGTGGCGCTGCTGAAAGCAGGGGTCAAGCCGAGCGATAAACGTGTCAAGAAGGTGTTGGACGATTTAGCGAGCCGCTGCCAAGGGGACGAATTCAAACCCTACAGCAGGCATGCAGGCATCTATGAAGCCACCGTCTACATCATGGCGTTCGCCAATAGCGAACCTGATAAATACAAAGCGGAAATCCAGTTCCTGGTCGATTGGCTGATAAAATCGCAACGTGCGGACGGCGGTTGGGAATATCCGGATGAAAAAAATTCGGCAGATACCAGCCAATCGCAGTACGCACTGCTGGGCCTGTGGGAAGCTTCCATTCAAGGGGCTGAGATCGATCCAAGTGTATTTGATCGAGCCGTCCGTTGGCATTTGGCGACTCAAAGAAAAGATGGCGGTTTTACTTATGAGCCCGGCCAAGCGGGAACAACAAGCTCGACACACAGCATGACTGCCGCTGGAACCGGAAGCTTGCATATCTGCCGGATGTTTATGTTCCCTTCCACCAAAGATTCAGCTTCACCGTTTGCCGGTGACTCGAGTGCTCGAAAAAAGAAAGCCAGCGATCGGAAGAAGTTCGGTATTTTGGAAGATCCTGACCTCGTGGAGGCGGAATTAGAAAAATCGGCGACCAAAAGTGCGCCACGCAGAACCGTTGGCGGTGCTGCGCTGAATGCGAGTATCGGGAGGAGTCTGGGCTGGTTGAACCAAAACTTCGTCGTGAGAAACCCGACCGGTTGGCCGATGTACTATCTCTATAGCCTGGAACGGGCGATGGCGTTGGCGAATATCGAGGAACAACTGGGAAATCATGCCTGGTATCGCGAAGGAGCGACGCATCTCGTTCGATCGCAAAATGAGCGTGGGGATTGGCGAGGAAATGGCGGACCGGGGCCCAGTACAGCTTTCGGATTGATGTTTCTGACGCGGGCGACACACAAGACGCTCGGCCGTCGTCGTGTCCGTCGGAAAATCGGCGGGGGACTTCTCGCCGGTGGTCGCGGATTGCCGGATGATTTGAGCAGCACCTCAATCGAAGGCGGTACTGTCAAACAACGAAAAATGACCGGGCCGGTGGATGAACTGCTTGCCGTTTTAGAAGATCCCAAAAATGCCAATTTCTTCCAGGCCCAAGAGGCTTTGGTCGAAACCGTTATCTTGGGGGACCCCAAGGCCTTGGTGGGCAAAACCGACAAGTTGCTCAAATTGGCATCAACAAAAAATGACGAAGTCCGACGGACCGCAATGTGGGCTTTGGGCCGCAGTCAGGACATCACTGTCGTCCCGACTTTGATCCAAGCACTCAGTGACCCGAACCTGGACACCATGGTTGAAGCTCGCAATGCACTGCGATTCATTAGCAAGCGGATTGACGGTTTCGGACTACCGGCCCAGCCCAGTGACAAAGAACGTGAACGTGCCATCGCACGCTGGAAGAAGTGGTATCTGACCGTACGACCTTATGATGAACAGGACGACCTACTGACGGTGGAGCAGTAG
- a CDS encoding MotA/TolQ/ExbB proton channel family protein: MDFTQILDWGGNFIYAMLALVALYGAFTVILLLRRIQEKQFSNAAADEFLEQVREKLQTKDFDGVAELCDSPAYWSKAVPQLVLFALNKKEQTMSRLRRGLAETFEREILADLEYRMSWVGTIVKSAPMLGLLGTVIGMISAFQQLDLAQSAGGEGGEQLAGAISVALFTTAAGLAVAIPLVLAGALINVRIGRLQDGVQHWIGEFLDDYEVAVGSAGGRDS, translated from the coding sequence ATGGACTTTACGCAAATTCTCGACTGGGGCGGCAACTTCATCTACGCGATGTTGGCATTGGTCGCCCTGTACGGCGCCTTTACTGTCATCCTGTTGTTGCGCCGCATCCAAGAGAAACAATTTTCCAACGCTGCTGCCGACGAATTTCTGGAGCAGGTCCGAGAAAAACTGCAAACAAAAGATTTCGACGGTGTCGCCGAGTTGTGTGACTCGCCCGCTTATTGGAGCAAAGCTGTTCCGCAATTGGTGCTCTTTGCCCTGAATAAAAAAGAGCAGACGATGAGCCGCTTGCGTCGCGGATTGGCGGAAACGTTCGAGCGCGAAATTCTGGCCGACTTGGAATACCGCATGTCGTGGGTGGGCACGATCGTCAAAAGTGCTCCGATGTTGGGGTTGCTGGGAACGGTCATCGGTATGATCAGCGCGTTTCAACAATTGGATCTCGCGCAAAGCGCTGGGGGCGAAGGGGGCGAACAACTCGCCGGTGCCATCAGTGTGGCCTTGTTCACAACCGCGGCCGGTTTGGCGGTGGCCATTCCGCTGGTCCTTGCCGGGGCGTTGATCAATGTTCGCATTGGCCGCCTGCAAGATGGCGTCCAGCATTGGATCGGTGAATTTTTGGATGACTACGAGGTCGCCGTGGGCAGTGCGGGAGGGCGGGACAGTTGA
- a CDS encoding PQQ-binding-like beta-propeller repeat protein — MPALEIRLPSGPNDFVQLSKEIPISIGSHPSNDVSIDDASVAPMHCRVSWQKYSYRVNSAAGSEVLLNGKEVAKASLKVGDVISIGKAKITVVDGNRAGHDDQAQADISEFELKPLDSDETIRANREAALHEPLQEEPVATEKAPPENDPPSKNRRKKKQQRVPAPSSESVAELSMGDILASDDALPTTGSSSKDSKRSRADKSSKKDRASEKTKTKTSWNGGRAVRPGERNILQSPLVLTLGGGGLILLLLALTFRFMNNRQEVDGRFQEAAVAKQEGKYAQAIKAFERFLINYPRDSSTNNAQIQLGLTRIQQHVSGSTPAWELGLQSVHEYRQKSKDLPEFSEEANAQELEGYIKKITLGAATSAKNNLDPALLEISAEAGTLLKRIGVDKKETEEHLARVGRVAKEANDAILKRNTFDAAVAKITEALAASQAIAALDERRALLARYPDFASHREIKKLMEQALELEKSTVTREAESVAATTTERESDVASVLSLVRHSRAQSGNKSENSSVVVLSENSCMAVDTINGTPLWSRTIGYDTPFFPLEQTVPDPALLMFDTRNNELLLVSKADGKLIWRNAVSSRASGSPVVNEGQVFLPTTDGELCQFDLETGELTAKLKFAQPISSAPAISESGEYLFVAGHQGVIYILSRRPLECIQVFDSGHAPGVIEAPLMAMGPYLLAIENSQANNCNFRLYDVTEADKGLNEVASYQAVSELLGHVKDTPVLRGNRMFVPSSGERVTAFTVTEEDGQKPLSYVDSSQNESPIGCPIYLAVGPDDQMWMAARDLRKFQLTLDHLEEEVKQRMRVGLCAQPLQVEGNSIFVAGRFPASRAVFFRGVDRQAMSGQWLVVVGAPILATAAPNPSDNSIVCVTAAGDLFLVTAKRISEGGIDTRPLAQLKIQDDPEAAYHAKRLADGRMVVYTTGAKPHLWVVNSGGGIDSELALKEPLQIAPVEFGKSLVLPLPGKLQLLGRSASGGRVQDFALPVTGKKPDAWKALAPLADDQVIALTSTGMLSRLQLREQDNVSFFDEVTLIHLDHAVDVGMVVSGDRLLIADAEPSLSVLNGRSLEVVAKAALPQPAPLAPWMIEDRVYIQCGREQLICFQLGDTLNKLWEVPLPQTSLAGTPLMQDGELLAALQNGEILRINPDTGEVQHRYNVQQAIGDGPYLLGDQLVVISPDGGFIAVQTEKQGAGQ; from the coding sequence ATGCCCGCCCTCGAAATTCGACTTCCCTCCGGTCCGAATGACTTCGTTCAACTTTCTAAGGAAATTCCGATTTCGATCGGTAGTCATCCTTCGAATGATGTCTCCATCGACGACGCGAGCGTTGCGCCCATGCATTGCCGCGTGAGTTGGCAAAAATACTCCTACCGGGTCAATTCAGCGGCCGGGTCTGAGGTCTTGTTGAACGGAAAAGAAGTCGCCAAGGCGTCGCTAAAGGTTGGCGATGTAATTTCCATTGGCAAAGCGAAAATCACTGTGGTCGATGGAAATCGGGCTGGGCACGACGATCAGGCGCAGGCGGACATCAGCGAGTTTGAGTTAAAACCGTTGGACTCCGATGAGACGATTCGCGCCAATCGAGAAGCAGCATTGCACGAGCCGCTGCAGGAAGAACCAGTGGCCACTGAGAAGGCCCCGCCGGAAAACGATCCGCCTTCAAAAAATCGTCGCAAAAAGAAGCAACAACGCGTTCCCGCACCGTCCTCTGAGTCGGTGGCAGAATTGAGCATGGGCGACATTCTAGCCAGCGACGACGCATTGCCGACGACGGGATCGTCGAGTAAAGATTCCAAACGATCGCGGGCAGACAAGTCGTCGAAAAAAGATCGCGCGTCGGAGAAAACGAAGACGAAAACGTCATGGAACGGCGGGCGCGCCGTTCGCCCAGGTGAACGCAATATCCTGCAATCCCCGTTGGTACTGACATTGGGTGGCGGGGGATTGATCCTGCTGTTACTGGCGCTGACCTTCCGGTTTATGAACAACCGCCAAGAAGTGGATGGGCGATTTCAAGAAGCGGCGGTTGCGAAACAGGAAGGGAAATACGCTCAAGCGATTAAGGCATTTGAGCGGTTCCTGATCAATTATCCCCGCGATTCCTCCACCAACAACGCGCAGATTCAATTGGGCTTAACGCGGATCCAACAACACGTATCGGGTTCGACGCCGGCGTGGGAATTGGGATTGCAGTCGGTCCACGAGTACCGCCAAAAATCGAAGGACCTGCCGGAATTCAGCGAAGAGGCCAACGCGCAGGAGTTGGAGGGATACATCAAGAAAATTACGCTGGGGGCGGCAACCAGCGCGAAAAACAATCTCGATCCCGCGTTGTTGGAGATCTCCGCCGAGGCGGGGACATTGCTTAAGCGGATCGGTGTGGACAAGAAAGAGACGGAAGAACATCTCGCCCGCGTTGGACGTGTGGCGAAAGAGGCCAATGACGCGATCCTGAAACGAAACACCTTTGACGCTGCTGTCGCAAAAATCACAGAAGCATTGGCTGCATCGCAGGCGATTGCCGCTCTTGATGAGCGACGGGCTCTGCTGGCGCGGTATCCTGATTTTGCGTCCCATCGCGAAATCAAAAAGCTGATGGAACAGGCACTGGAACTCGAAAAATCCACGGTCACCCGCGAAGCTGAGTCGGTCGCCGCGACGACAACCGAACGAGAATCAGACGTCGCTTCGGTCTTGTCGTTGGTTCGTCATTCCCGCGCACAAAGTGGTAACAAATCCGAGAACTCGAGCGTGGTTGTCCTGTCGGAAAACTCATGTATGGCGGTCGACACCATCAACGGGACCCCGCTGTGGAGTCGCACGATCGGCTACGACACGCCGTTTTTTCCGCTCGAACAAACGGTTCCCGATCCGGCGCTGTTGATGTTTGATACGCGGAATAATGAGTTGCTGCTGGTCTCCAAAGCAGACGGGAAACTGATTTGGCGAAACGCTGTCTCCTCGCGTGCTTCGGGCAGTCCGGTCGTAAACGAAGGTCAAGTGTTTCTGCCCACGACCGACGGCGAACTGTGCCAATTCGATTTAGAAACCGGTGAACTGACTGCGAAGTTGAAATTCGCACAACCCATTTCGTCCGCTCCAGCGATTTCGGAGTCGGGAGAGTATCTGTTTGTCGCCGGGCACCAAGGAGTGATTTACATTCTCTCCCGCCGCCCGTTGGAGTGTATACAAGTCTTTGACAGCGGGCATGCTCCGGGAGTCATTGAAGCTCCATTGATGGCCATGGGGCCTTATCTGTTGGCGATCGAAAATAGTCAGGCGAACAACTGCAACTTCCGGCTTTATGATGTGACCGAGGCGGACAAAGGTCTGAATGAGGTCGCGTCCTATCAAGCTGTCAGCGAACTTTTGGGACATGTCAAAGACACACCCGTGTTGCGGGGAAATCGCATGTTTGTCCCCTCCAGCGGCGAACGTGTCACTGCGTTTACCGTTACAGAAGAAGATGGGCAAAAGCCGCTCTCCTATGTCGACAGTTCGCAGAACGAATCTCCGATTGGCTGCCCGATTTATTTGGCGGTCGGTCCCGATGACCAAATGTGGATGGCTGCACGCGATTTGCGGAAGTTTCAACTCACGCTGGACCATCTGGAAGAAGAGGTCAAGCAGCGGATGCGAGTGGGACTGTGTGCCCAACCGCTGCAGGTCGAAGGGAATTCGATTTTTGTTGCTGGACGGTTTCCGGCAAGCCGCGCGGTCTTCTTTCGCGGAGTCGATCGGCAAGCCATGTCGGGACAATGGTTGGTAGTTGTCGGGGCACCGATCTTGGCGACCGCTGCACCGAACCCGAGTGATAATTCAATCGTCTGCGTGACCGCTGCCGGCGATCTGTTTCTCGTAACAGCAAAACGAATTAGCGAAGGGGGCATCGACACGCGGCCGCTGGCGCAATTGAAGATTCAGGACGACCCCGAGGCCGCCTATCATGCGAAACGACTCGCCGATGGTCGAATGGTGGTTTATACCACCGGGGCCAAACCACATTTGTGGGTGGTCAATTCTGGCGGCGGTATTGATTCGGAGTTGGCGCTCAAAGAGCCGCTGCAAATCGCCCCCGTCGAATTCGGCAAATCTCTGGTCCTGCCGCTGCCTGGAAAATTGCAACTGCTGGGCCGTTCAGCATCGGGAGGACGCGTGCAGGACTTTGCATTGCCTGTCACGGGAAAGAAGCCCGATGCTTGGAAAGCTTTAGCACCACTGGCCGACGATCAAGTCATTGCATTGACATCGACTGGGATGCTCTCGCGATTGCAGTTGAGGGAACAAGACAATGTCTCATTTTTTGACGAAGTCACTTTGATCCATTTGGATCATGCCGTGGATGTTGGCATGGTCGTATCCGGTGATCGACTGCTCATCGCCGATGCCGAACCCTCGTTGAGTGTGCTCAACGGACGGTCCCTGGAAGTCGTCGCTAAGGCGGCGCTGCCACAACCGGCTCCGCTGGCTCCTTGGATGATCGAAGATCGTGTGTATATTCAATGCGGACGCGAACAACTGATTTGCTTTCAGTTAGGCGACACGCTGAACAAATTGTGGGAAGTTCCGCTTCCGCAAACCTCGCTGGCCGGTACCCCGCTCATGCAGGATGGAGAGTTATTGGCGGCACTGCAAAACGGTGAGATTCTGCGCATCAATCCTGACACAGGGGAAGTGCAACACCGATACAACGTGCAGCAGGCGATCGGCGACGGTCCGTATTTATTGGGCGATCAACTGGTCGTGATTTCGCCCGATGGCGGATTTATTGCCGTGCAAACTGAGAAACAAGGGGCGGGTCAATGA